The Patescibacteria group bacterium genomic interval ATTTGATTCTAACAAATTTATTGCCATTTGGCAAGATTTTGCCAAAAAAAAGAGCCCCCGTAACTCTAGTCTCACACCCATGAAACATTACTATTTATTGGTGTGTGGCCGGTTGGCGGGGGGTATAAAGGAAGGTGCTATTTCGAGTAGTGGCGGGGATCGGGGCGCCCTTCTGGCATCTCGGCCGAGTCCGGAAACGGCTCCACGTGCATGCCCAATGCATGCGACAATTCTTGAGCCGTGACATGCGAGAGCTCCGCTAAACACCGCGCAGATGCCTATTTTACTATCTCATTATGGCAGCGCGCGATTGACAGGTGCGGACCTTATTTCACAGAATCTCCGGATAGTTCGGGCCACATCTCGCGCCCCGATCCCCAAATTTTAGCCGGTGGTGATTATTCCTGAGGGGCCCGGCTTTGCCCCTAAGTACATCGTTTTCTCTTTGGCACGGGGTTTCACTCCGTTTTTTGGTGGCCGATTTCGTTAGGCCTTTTTCTGGGCCGGCTTAACGCACCGCTTTCACTAATGGTCGGTGCGCCTAACCATCTGGCAACATGGTCGGGATACTCCCAAATCGGGTAGTCCCCTGCTATATTTTTATTCAAGTTGCCAGTTCGTTAGCCTAGGTAACTACACGAATCCTACGGGATAGCGACTCATTATGAGCCCTCCAGTAATTTTGGCCGACGTTGGCCACGCGCCATTCTAACTGTCCGGATGGTCGCCAAAGGCGAGCCCCGGAAAAAAACGATACTACTGCTGACTGTTAAGGAGCTTAGTGAGACGAGACGGAAGCGGCCCTTTGGGCCTAGGAATGGAACGATAATGGTTGGTTCCTCCACTTTCCGTCTCGTCTCACCTTGAGCTTCAATCATATCACATCGTGAATATTTTGTCAATAGCTTTATCCACAGGTTAACTATAAACAATTAAAATTTAATCTAAATTTAGCTAAAATAAATTAGATTAATTTATGATTAAAATACCGATAATCCGTTATGGGCGGACTTATCACAGTAAATGTAAGTTCAATGACAGGCTTGCTCCAATAGCGTCTATCAGTTAGAATGAAGTTATATGTCCGAATCAAATATCAAAATTCTTATTGAAAAGTTTGCCAGATTTCCCTCAATTGGCCCAAAAACAGCCGAGAGGATGGTGTATTATCTGTTAAAACAAGCGCCGGAAAGGATGGATGAGTTGGCTTTGGCCATTTCTCAACTCAGAAATAGCGTTACCACCTGCAGTATTTGCTTCAATTTTAGCGAATCCAATCCTTGTCCGATCTGCGCCGATTCCAGGCGCGATCGTCGGGTCATTTGTATCGTGGCCAAACCGCAAGACATTTCGGCCATAGAGAAAACCGGTTCATACAATGGCGTTTATCATGTCCTGGGTGGTAACATTAATCCGTTGGAGAACATCATGCCCGAGAACCTGCGGCTCAAGGAACTTTTAGCCAGGATTAAAGATAACGAGGTGTGCGAGTTGATTTTAGCTTTAAATCCTGATATGATCGGTGGGACCACTTCTATTTATCTGTCTAAATTGTTAAAGCAGTTCTCCCATGTGACAGTAACGCGTTTGGCGCGCGGTCTGCCCATGGGCGCCGATTTAGAGTATGCTGATGAAGTAACATTAGAAAGCGCTATCTCCGGCCGCAGGGAAGTATAAATTAAAAAACAACCGGTTTAAACCGGTTGTTTTTTAATCGCGTCTTTTTTTTCGTAATGTTCTTTTTCCGCTTCAGAAAACATTTTTGCCCCGCGTTTGAATTCATCAATTAGTATGTCAATAAAATCATTGAATATTTGGCAATGCTTCTGATCGGTTTGCAGTTTTCTGTCTCTTAAACTTAAGATTATGTCGCTGTTTCTTCTTTGCGCAAATTCCAAAACATTAGTCATAGCTGAATTAATCCGACGGATAAGATCTCTTTTTTCCTCATCGGGCAGATTTTCATTTTCTAACATACCCAGTAGTTCTTCATAGATTTCATAAAAATGACCAATGGCGGTTTTTCGGGCAATTTCTATATCCTCATCGTTGATGTAAGAGTTGCGTTCTTTTGCCTGAGAAACCCAATCGGTGAAGAATTCCTCTTTCCCCCATTTGGTGTCGGGCATGATATCTTCCACTAAAGAAATTTCTTTTCCTTCAAAAATAGCCATAAATTTATGATAAAAAAGCTTTTTGAGGCGTTATTATTTGATATTCCCCTTCTTTTAATCCTCCCAATTTCAGTTTGCCTATTCTAATTCTTTTTAAATCCTTCACTTCGTAACCCAGTTGTTCGGCCATGCGGCGGATTTGGCGATTGACGCCTTCTTTCAGAATCAAAGTTACTTGGTTGCCTCGCTGTTTTACGATTTTTATCGGTTGGAGTTTTTTGCCGTCCAAAATCAATCCCCGCTCTATTTTTTGTGCGTCGGTTTTATTCAGAGGCCGATCCAGCTCAACTTTGTATTCTTTTTCGTGGCCGAACTTGGCTTGGGTCAAGCGATAGGCGAAATCGCCGTCATTGGTTAGGATAATCAGCCCGCGCGAATCTTTGTCCAGCCGTCCGACCGGATAGATGCGTTGCTTGATTTTAACTAAATCCAATACCGACTTGCCTTGCGAACCGGTGGAAGAAGTGATATATCCCATGGGCTTGTTAAGCGCCAGATAGATTTTCTTCGTTTCTGCCGCCAGTTTCTTGCCGGCTAACTCCACTGTGTCATTGTTTTCATCAATTGCCAAGCCCAAATCCTTGACGCTTTGGCCGTTGACTTTCACCTTGCCGGCCTTAATCAGCTCATCGGCTTTCCGTCGCGAGCACACGCCAGCTTGAGCAATGTATTTGTTTAAACGAATCATAATTTTTCGTCATTGTGAACGGAGTCAGTCCCTTGTCATTTCGACCGGATCGAAGCGGAGTGGAGAAATCGCTTGCATTTAATTAATAACCAAGGGATTTCTCGACTACGCTCGAAATGACACTGTGGTCGCATTTTAGAATACGAAAATAAAATAAATTAAATTCCATGTTTTTCTTGCACAATCTTTTTCCACTTCTCATAATTTTCTTTAGCCGGCAACTTCAGCCAAGGCAACTTGTACACAAACGATGGCAGCCATTGGCTCATGGTTCCGCCGGTCGTGACTTTAAACAATACTTCGGGAATAAAGACGCCCTTGCCGCCTCTTTCGGCCAGAGTTAAAAACAGATCCCAGTCTTGGAATTTTTTTAAGGTCGCATCAAAGCCGGGAAGTTTTTCCCGCCTAATTAAAGAGCAAGTATGAATATATGGCTGCTGTTTTAATTTTTCCGCATCAAACGGCCAGAGTTTGAATTTTTTCCAGCCCCAAAGGAATTGGCTGTAAGCAAAGCTGGCTTCGGATATGGTCTTAAGCGCCAAATGCATTTTTTCTAAGGCCTGGGGCTTAAGAACGATATCAGCGTCAACAAAAATCACTTCCTTACCGGAAGATTGGCTGAAACCGTAGTTACGCGCCGCCGGAGCGCCTTTGTTTTCTTGGTTCAAGATGGTTAAACGATGACTGCAAGTGGTTAAAGCTAAAAGCAAATCATCGGTGGATCCGTCGTTGACTATAATAATCTCGTAATCCTTAAAGGTTTGGTTAAAGATGCTGTCTAAGCAGGCGGTGATGGTCTTGCTGGCG includes:
- the recR gene encoding recombination mediator RecR; the protein is MSESNIKILIEKFARFPSIGPKTAERMVYYLLKQAPERMDELALAISQLRNSVTTCSICFNFSESNPCPICADSRRDRRVICIVAKPQDISAIEKTGSYNGVYHVLGGNINPLENIMPENLRLKELLARIKDNEVCELILALNPDMIGGTTSIYLSKLLKQFSHVTVTRLARGLPMGADLEYADEVTLESAISGRREV
- a CDS encoding pseudouridine synthase, which gives rise to MIRLNKYIAQAGVCSRRKADELIKAGKVKVNGQSVKDLGLAIDENNDTVELAGKKLAAETKKIYLALNKPMGYITSSTGSQGKSVLDLVKIKQRIYPVGRLDKDSRGLIILTNDGDFAYRLTQAKFGHEKEYKVELDRPLNKTDAQKIERGLILDGKKLQPIKIVKQRGNQVTLILKEGVNRQIRRMAEQLGYEVKDLKRIRIGKLKLGGLKEGEYQIITPQKAFLS
- a CDS encoding glycosyltransferase family A protein, with the protein product MPQISIIIPAYNASKTITACLDSIFNQTFKDYEIIIVNDGSTDDLLLALTTCSHRLTILNQENKGAPAARNYGFSQSSGKEVIFVDADIVLKPQALEKMHLALKTISEASFAYSQFLWGWKKFKLWPFDAEKLKQQPYIHTCSLIRREKLPGFDATLKKFQDWDLFLTLAERGGKGVFIPEVLFKVTTGGTMSQWLPSFVYKLPWLKLPAKENYEKWKKIVQEKHGI